The Argentina anserina chromosome 5, drPotAnse1.1, whole genome shotgun sequence genome includes the window AGGTATAGTGTGATTGTGTTTTGAAAAACAGAGGCTAAGAGGGCACAAGAAAAGAAGAGGTAAGCAACGGAGAAGTGTTGGTTAATAATATAAACTAACTTGTATATAgtaaaacctctataaatGAATAATGTCGGGActatgaaaaattattattttagtgggTATATTGTGATTGTGTTTTGAAACACAGAGGTTAAGAAGGCACAAGAAAAGAAGAGGTAAGCAATGGAGAAGTGTTagttaatatttaataatataAACCAACTTATATGCTGTATTTCCAAAgccaaaagacaaaaaaataaagacatGTAAGTAACCACAGATGTTTCAGAGTGGTGGTGTACACTATCCGTGTTAATTTGTTGGGTACCTTCAGGCTTCAGCAGGGAAGGGCTCCATAGAGCAACTGAACCCTGGATTTCTTATGTATTTGCTTCAGGGTATTTGACTTGTAAAATACTTTCAACAATCCACTATCTTTCGAGCCCAAATATAGGGTATACAGCAAAATTTATCTATATATGAAGTTGCGTAATTGAAATGCATCTAATAAGTTTGCAAACTTTCAACAATCCACTATCTTTCGAGCCCGAATATAAGGTATACAGCAAAAACTATCTATATATGAAAGTTGCATAATCGAAATGCATTTCATAAGTATGCAACTATGCGGTTGTACGCTGAGAAAGTGCATCCAGAAAGAGGAGATCACCAACAGTTTACTAGTGCATGAGGTAAAAAGATCTTATAATCTACTATATTGAGACAAGAGTATACCAAGTACATACCCTAGTCCAACATCTCCTAATTATGCATATATTATTTCCCATGGGCCAATGGTACAGACGGGAAAGAGGAAGACTACATATTTAGCTGTGTTACCCCATATTCAAATCCTCACATATGGGGATTAAATGCGTGTGTTTCTACTCCTACCAAGAATAGCAATCCTAAGTTCATCTAGTAATCGATCAAATGGAAAGCTTCAAAATAATCACTTACTGTGTCAAGAGGTAAGCAGAGAATTGTAGCAGTAATTCCAGCTGCTGCACCAGCCACAAACCTCTCAAAATGTGTAGTCTCCTTATTCCCCGAAAATCTAAGCAACTGTTTTCTGTAAGTATCATATGCGTAGAAATTGATTGCTTTAAACGGAGCTGTTCGAAGAATATTGACCAAGTTCCCCTTCCAAAAGCCCCTCACACCCTGAGACACCGCTATGCTCTTAACAAGCTCAAATAGATGCCTCTGTTCGCCACGAACTATATACTCCAGCTTTAGTCTCTCAAGTGGTGCAACAAACGTCCTGATATCACACGACGACACTCAATCAGCCACAGCCATACACGAATTCAATAAATGTAGCTGACAAATAAACAACTCTGTAGTCTAAAATCATATGGGTAAATCAAACATAACCTTCCCATTCCAATCTACATATACTCAAGTTAACCACTGTCGATATGTACAGTCCACTACAACCGATTACTATACCACTCCACTAAACCCAAATGTATCAAAATTAAAAGCATTTTCCTACACTATCAGTGCATTACATATAAAGAATAAACACGAATTCCCAAGAGCGAAATTACCATACAGTCCTAAGTAAATGCAAGCTGTACCTGGAAACCATGGCAGCAATGGCGCCGGCCCACAGATGCTTAGTGGTGTTCATGGCCCTTCCTCCCCTAACCaccactttctctctcttctcctctcCAACCACCACCGCAACCGCAACCGCAACTGCCGCCGCTTCCTCATCGCCGTTCTGCACCAGACACCCAGCTTTCGCCTCCCTCACAACCCCATCGCCCCTGAAACTCACAGACAAAAAAGCACCGCTCCTCAACCTCAGCCGGGTCCCATGACCCGACCCGGAAACGGCGGCGTTTGAGGTCCTTCTAAACGACACGGAATTGAGTACGGAATTGGGGATGGTGGGCTCCAGGAACAAACCCCCGGTGACGAAAAGGCCGGAGTTGTTGTGGTTGGTGGGGTCGTGCAGGTTGTTGGGGTTTAAAGAGTAAGAGAGGTCATGAGAGTGAGGCATTTTGGGATTAGTGAGTAGAGAGGGTTTCAGATGGCGTTGGTGTAAACGGCGGCAGCTTTGCTCCCATCGCCGCAGAATACATAGTACAAATCAATTCCTCCCCTCTCTTTCTATTTATGTTATCTATGTGCTATCTCTGTCTGTGATTTTTACTGTGTCAGTTTTATTATTGAGTGGTGAATTTTTGAGAACTTCTGTGGCTATCTATTTTGTTTCCCGaatattggaaaattaagaGGCAAAAGTGAGATATTAGTTTGCATTTATAGTTTCAGGCAAGTCTACATAGTTTAATATTCGGATTTATTCTCGTCTTACAAAGCCTGTGTCAGAGTCCTAAGTTTTAACTTTAATCGGTTAAAATTGGATTTTGAACGCcaatttattttcaatatGTGAATAAATATCTCACTCTAAGCTAGTTAGTACTCACTTTTTATCATGTATGCCTTACTAATGTGTGTAATTCTAATATGAAACTCATCTTCTAGCGATTGtataaaactttttttttaacgccaagtaatttattgaaaataaaggTTACAACAATTTGATATGAAAATGCATTcaaataaacaaaagaaaagcaaACGACGTAAACAAGCAAACATATAAACTGTATGTCGATTTAGGGACAGAATAGTTGAAAGACATGTGTGTGTGTCATTAGTGAAATCGGACCAGTAACTTCTCAGTTTGTTTCTCCGAttctcaacaacaaaaaattgtgaaagttttacaTAATTAAAGAAGTTTATAAATACCCCACCTCTTCATTTGGCGCCAACTTCATCACACTAAAACGCTCTCCGAGCaccaaagagagagagagagagagagaaagcgaGCGATTTCTAGGGTTTACGCTGTAGCAATCAATCGGAGCTCGAAGGATGCAGAAGCTAGGGTTTCCGAGCATGAGGAGCTTGGATCAGTTCAAGTCCCTCTCGAAATCGGCCTCGGGAGCACCGCCGAAGACCTTCGCCGCCTACTCTTCGCGGCCGCCGGAGTCGACCTCGTCGGGAAGCTTCGCGAACCTGAAGCTCACCGCAGGTTCGAATCAGTCGGAATTTTTCAGTTTCGTAGTTGATTTCATCGGTAATTTTGAATTTCCGTGACGATTTCGGTGTTCGATCTCTTCGTTTTTGCAGAGAAATTAGTGAAGGAACAAGCTTCTGTGAAAACAGATCTGGAAATGGCGgtaatttctctctctctctctctctctctctctctctctctacgaCGAGCCTGTGCTTGTGAATTTGCGAGCGTGAATTTCACGCGGTAGCTTTGATTTGTTAGGGTTTGGTTCAATTTCATCTTGATTTAGATGTTTTGTATTCTCATAGTTGAAATTCATAGGTATCTAAGCGAGTAATTGTACCGATAAATGCAGAACACTAAGCTGAAAAAATCGATGGACCACATCCGAGTATTAGAGGAAAAATTGCAGAATGCTTTTAATGAAAATGCCAAGTTTAAAGTGAAGCAGAAGGAAGATGAGAAGCTGTGGAAGGGATTAGAGTCTAAGTTTTCGTCGACTAAAACATTGTGTGATCAGCTCACAGAAACTTTGCAGCTTTTAGCTAGTCAAGTTCAGGATGGTGAGTAGTATTCTGTGTTGTTTGGCCTTTCAAATTTTGCATTAGATCGCAGTGGTATTGATATTTAGTTTGCTCTTACAGCTGAGAAAgatagggagttcttggaagGCAAGCTCTCTGCGAGTTCAATAGCTCTTGATGGTTTGAGTCAACAAATGAATGATCTGACTATAAAGCTAGAGTCATCAGAGGAGACTATAAGGAACCGTAAGTTATTTTCCTATAATTTGGTTTTCTGAGAGGAGATTTAAACTGAAGAATGTTTGAAGGTGTAGTTTATAACTTGATAAAGGTGCATTTACCATTCTGTGATGTTTTTGAATCCTGATTGTAGGTGAAAAAGAGCTGCAGGAACACAGACTCGAGAAAGAGGAGACCGATAAACTTTACAGAAATGAACAGTGCAGAACTGCAAACCTCATAGAGGAAAAAGGTAACTGTCTTGTGCGCTCTGACTTTAgttgtaatttaatgaaattgTAAGATGAAATTCTGGAGCGACTGTATATATGGccatcaaaagaaaaacaggAACTAAGAAATTGTAGATGCATAACCAGGGAACATTA containing:
- the LOC126794442 gene encoding probable mitochondrial adenine nucleotide transporter BTL3 is translated as MPHSHDLSYSLNPNNLHDPTNHNNSGLFVTGGLFLEPTIPNSVLNSVSFRRTSNAAVSGSGHGTRLRLRSGAFLSVSFRGDGVVREAKAGCLVQNGDEEAAAVAVAVAVVVGEEKREKVVVRGGRAMNTTKHLWAGAIAAMVSRTFVAPLERLKLEYIVRGEQRHLFELVKSIAVSQGVRGFWKGNLVNILRTAPFKAINFYAYDTYRKQLLRFSGNKETTHFERFVAGAAAGITATILCLPLDTIRTKLVAPGGESLGGVIGAFHHMIQSEGFFSLYKGLVPSIASMAPSGAVFYGVYDILKSAYLHSPDGRKRIKNMNKHGERLNAFDQLELGPVRTLLYGAISGACAEAATYPFEVVRRQLQLQSQATKMSTLATFIKIVERGGVPALYAGLVPSLLQVLPSASISYFVYECMKIVLKVE